A single genomic interval of Lathyrus oleraceus cultivar Zhongwan6 chromosome 7, CAAS_Psat_ZW6_1.0, whole genome shotgun sequence harbors:
- the LOC127105088 gene encoding peptidyl-prolyl cis-trans isomerase FKBP42, with the protein MQEVQEPQPQSTLGQEDADEVFDESSANDKGETPEELLSSPPKVDSEVEVLHEKVTKQIIKEGHGQKPSKYSTCFFHYRAWSENTEHKFEDTWQEQRPIEMVIGKEKKEMTGLGIGVASMKAGERALLRVSWELGYGKEGSFSFPNVPPMADLVYEVELIGFDETKDGKARSDMTVEERIGAADRRKMDGNAMFQENKLEEAMQQYEMAIAYMGDDFMFQLFGKYRDMALAVKNPCHLNTAACLIKLSRYEEAIGQCSIVLSEDEGNVKALFRRGKARAALGQTDAAREDFLKARKYAPEDKAIARELRLLAEHDKAIYQKQKEIYKGIFGPRPQPVPKKRNWLILIWQWLVSVFYSFTTLFKREKNKSD; encoded by the exons ATGCAGGAAGTTCAAGAGCCTCAACCCCAATCAACACTAG GTCAAGAAGATGCAGATGAAGTGTTTGATGAAAGTTCTGCAAATGATAAAGGTGAAACACCGGAAGAGTTATTGAGTAGTCCCCCAAAAGTTGATTCTGAAGTTGAGGTTCTTCATGAGAAGGTTACCAAGCAAATTATTAAGGAAGGTCATGGCCAGAAACCTTCCAAGTATTCAACATGTTTCT TCCATTACAGGGCGTGGTCTGAGAACACGGAGCACAAATTTGAAGATACATGGCAGGAGCAACGACCAATTGAGATGGTAATAGGAAAAG AGAAAAAAGAAATGACCGGCTTGGGCATTGGGGTGGCAAGCATGAAAGCTGGGGAACGAGCATTGCTGCGTGTGAGCTGGGAATTAGGATATGGAAAGGAAGGAAGCTTTTCTTTTCCTAATGTTCCACCCATGGCAGATTTAGTTTATGAAGTTGAGCTCATTGGTTTTGACGAAACAAAAGAT GGAAAAGCTCGCAGCGATATGACTGTAGAGGAAAGGATTGGTGCAGCAGATCGGAGAAAGATGGATGGAAATGCTATGTTTCAGGAAAATAAACTAGAGGAGGCCATGCAACAGTATGAAATG GCCATCGCTTATATGGGAGATGACTTCATGTTCCAGTTGTTTGGGAAGTATAGGGATATGGCTCTGGCTGTAAAGAATCCATGCCATCTTAACACAGCAGCCTGTCTAATTAAGCTTAGCCGCTATGAAGAAGCTATAGGACAATGCAGCATT GTATTGAGTGAGGACGAGGGCAATGTGAAGGCATTATTTAGGAGAGGTAAGGCCAGAGCAGCACTTGGTCAGACAGATGCTGCCAGGGAAGATTTTCTAAAAGCGCGTAAATATGCACCTGAAGATAAAGCAATTGCAAGAGAATTGAGGCTACTTGCTGAACACGACAAAGCTATTTATCAAAAGCAGAAAGAGATCTATAAAGGAATATTTGGACCAAGGCCTCAGCCAGTACCTAAGAAAAGAAATTGGCTTATACTTATTTGGCAGTGGTTGGTTTCAGTGTTTTATAGCTTTACAACACTCTTCAAACGTGAAAAGAACAAATCTGACTAA